The proteins below are encoded in one region of Panulirus ornatus isolate Po-2019 chromosome 4, ASM3632096v1, whole genome shotgun sequence:
- the LOC139765685 gene encoding uncharacterized protein isoform X1 yields MMAGQAPEDAYPPGRRRPPTVTVVVKNLPVETTKDQLRSLCENFGGIYEVEIPSRVALYTRFIFGFVRFVSLDAALDAVLKLTGLMVQGRRIHAEVARDHWRNTNDRTVLHEGLVTDAETSDASCDLSEDDIDTAVLQMCHQQWQKHRRKHRDTELPSFGKIMEMLSKLPTNDEEDSTLRRGGGVFPADA; encoded by the exons ccgcccacggtgacggtggtggtgaagaACCTGCCGGTGGAGACGACGAAGGACCAGCTCCGATCCCTGTGCGAGAACTTTGGCGGAATCTATGAGGTCGAGATCCCCAGCAGGGTGGCCCTCTACACTAGGTTCATCTTCGG GTTCGTGAGGTTCGTGAGTCTGGACGCGGCGCTGGACGCTGTGTTGAAGCTGACGGGCCTGATGGTGCAGGGACGGAGGATCCACGCCGAGGTGGCCCGCGATCACTGGCGCAACACGAACGACAGGACAG TTCTGCACGAGGGCCTTGTGACTGATGCTGAGACGAGCGACGCGAGCTGCGACCTCTCCGAGGACGACATCGACACGGCCGTCCTCCAGATGTGTCACCAGCAGTGGCAGAAACACCGCCGGAAGCACCGAGACACAG AGCTGCCATCTTTTGGCAAAATCATGGAGATGCTGTCGAAGCTCCCAACCAACGACGAGGAGGACTCGACACTTCGTCGAGGTGGAGGAGTCTTCCCTGCTGATGCCTAA
- the LOC139765685 gene encoding uncharacterized protein isoform X2 — translation MAKMMKPPTVTVVVKNLPVETTKDQLRSLCENFGGIYEVEIPSRVALYTRFIFGFVRFVSLDAALDAVLKLTGLMVQGRRIHAEVARDHWRNTNDRTVLHEGLVTDAETSDASCDLSEDDIDTAVLQMCHQQWQKHRRKHRDTELPSFGKIMEMLSKLPTNDEEDSTLRRGGGVFPADA, via the exons ccgcccacggtgacggtggtggtgaagaACCTGCCGGTGGAGACGACGAAGGACCAGCTCCGATCCCTGTGCGAGAACTTTGGCGGAATCTATGAGGTCGAGATCCCCAGCAGGGTGGCCCTCTACACTAGGTTCATCTTCGG GTTCGTGAGGTTCGTGAGTCTGGACGCGGCGCTGGACGCTGTGTTGAAGCTGACGGGCCTGATGGTGCAGGGACGGAGGATCCACGCCGAGGTGGCCCGCGATCACTGGCGCAACACGAACGACAGGACAG TTCTGCACGAGGGCCTTGTGACTGATGCTGAGACGAGCGACGCGAGCTGCGACCTCTCCGAGGACGACATCGACACGGCCGTCCTCCAGATGTGTCACCAGCAGTGGCAGAAACACCGCCGGAAGCACCGAGACACAG AGCTGCCATCTTTTGGCAAAATCATGGAGATGCTGTCGAAGCTCCCAACCAACGACGAGGAGGACTCGACACTTCGTCGAGGTGGAGGAGTCTTCCCTGCTGATGCCTAA